The Helicobacter pylori genome contains a region encoding:
- a CDS encoding SH3 domain-containing protein: protein MKTEMKSSLKLFMRPSLVVLAFMLLYALVHIVLGFYGEKDSVQINQNLEKTEIERQNSVLSPKQEANTTTTATEESPTKDTAPPLDTAVQKQEIKQEQEKENESKQNSVPPVQKNQKTPTTPLMGKKPLEYKVAVSGVNVRAFPSTKGKILGLLLKNKSVKVLEIQNDWAEIEFSHETKGYVFLKLLKKAE, encoded by the coding sequence ATGAAATCTTCTTTAAAACTTTTTATGCGGCCATCATTAGTGGTTTTAGCGTTCATGTTGTTGTATGCTTTAGTGCATATTGTGCTTGGTTTTTATGGGGAAAAAGACAGCGTTCAAATAAATCAGAATTTAGAAAAAACCGAGATAGAGCGTCAAAACAGCGTGCTTTCGCCCAAACAAGAAGCCAACACGACCACAACTGCCACAGAAGAAAGCCCCACCAAAGACACAGCGCCACCTTTAGACACAGCCGTGCAAAAACAAGAAATTAAACAAGAGCAAGAAAAAGAAAATGAGTCTAAACAAAACAGCGTCCCGCCCGTTCAAAAGAATCAAAAAACCCCCACAACCCCCTTAATGGGAAAAAAACCTTTAGAGTATAAAGTCGCAGTCAGTGGCGTGAATGTGCGTGCTTTTCCTAGCACAAAAGGTAAAATCTTGGGATTGCTTTTAAAAAATAAAAGCGTGAAGGTTTTAGAAATCCAAAACGATTGGGCTGAAATTGAATTTTCTCACGAAACAAAGGGCTATGTGTTTTTAAAACTTTTAAAAAAGGCTGAATGA